The region CCTTCCGGGCCGGCCACCGAGAAGGATTCCGGTGCCTCATGAATACGCTCCCGGTAGGGATCATCTTCTTCCCTGTCGGTGCCTCCTTCGCTCTTCGTTAGGTTAGCCACCGAGGCGATATATGGTATCGGGTCGGCCAGGGTAGTGAGCGTATCCGCGGCGTAGTCGTTTCCCGCTGTCCCGGCCGTGGTGCATTGTACCTTCACGTCGACATAGAGGCTACCGGCCGGAATTATCCCTTCCGCCATGGTGGCGAAAAACACGCCGTCGCCGGCAGCCACCCGTTTGCCTTTGGCGATGGTGACGGACGACGGCCGCGCTGCCGACAGGCTGAAGCGCTCCGTTGTCGTCGCCGCTGTCGCCTGCGTGCGCGGACAATCGACCAGAGCGCCCAGGTGGTCCAGGAAGTCGCCTTCAGCGTAAGCAAGAAGGTTCATTTTTGCGGAGCGGTCGATATAGGCCCGCTGGCCGACGATGATCGGCACCTCGGCCTGCAGCATCTTTTTCCGCGGATCGCCGTCGGCCAGCGACTCGTTGGTTTCCGCCGTAAACTCAACGATGATTTCCGCCTCGATTGTCGCCGAATCTTTCGCCGCGAACTCGATATCAGGCAGGTTGAGTTTAGCCATTTTCTTTGATCCTCACTTTCACCATGGGCTTCAGCGTCCCGTTCAGCGAGCCGTCGTAGCTGACGCTGAGCACCTCCACCCTTGGCTCGTAGGTGGTAATGGCTGTTATCAGCCTGGCGGCCAGCAGCGACTTGACGACATTGATTGGCCGGTCCAGGAGCCCGCCGTCCCAGGCGAACGCGCGCGCCATCGGGCAGGAATACATCGTCGACGCCAAGATCATGGCCACGTTTTGCAGGATTTCGGCCGTGCCGGTGGCGCCGAAGTCAACCTTCAGTTCGCTGTCGAAGCTCACCTCGTAAGTTTCAGCCATCGCTTAAGCCTCCTTTGGTAGCTTTACGTACTCGGTCAGGCTGATATAGACCCTCGCCGCCAGAAGCGCCCCTTTATTTGTATACGATGCGTGCGATTCGCTGACTTTCGTAACCACCCATTGGTTGGTGGTCACCAAGTTGCCCCCCAGGGTGAAAGTGCAGACAACGCCGTTATCCCGAAGCTGCCGCAGTTTTTTCAGTTCGTCGATCGGCTCGACGCCGAGCGTCTTGCTGAGTAGTATGGAAAAGGAAATCGTCTCGAGGTCGGGCCCGATAAACTCCAACACCGGTTTCCTGTCCTGGCCGATAATCTCGTGGGTGGCCCAACGGCCGGCGCCGTCACGCTGGAAATCGTGAAAAGTCAGTATCTTGAGTTTGGCGGTCGTGGACGCGGACGCTTCGAATACGACTTCGATCGTCTGTCTTTCATGTTTGCCGCTTAATACGCCAATCGACATTTAACCACCCCTTTACACCGGAGTCCCGGTCGTGCTGCCACCGGGCGCGACACCTCCGTGAACGTGGTTAACCAGCGAGATCCCATTCACGACCACGTCTCCGGCGGCGCCTGATATATTAACCGTGCCGGCCGTGACATTGACGACACCGGCGGTCGTAATCGTCATGGTGCTCGACGCCCGGTCATGCTCCACCACCGCGCCGTCGGCAAAACGTATGTACCGCCGCCCCTGTGCTCCCGCCTTCGGAGCGTTGACGGCGCCGCGCACCGAAAACAGGACGTATCCCTCGCTGCGGCCGGTCGGCATGAACATACACATGACCTGTTCGTCCGGATCGGGCAACCAGAAGTTATCGTCGATATAGGCCCCCCAGGCGGCCACCTGGAGCCAGGCCGACACGGTATCGTCCAGGTCGTCGAAGGCAACCCGCACCAGCTGGTTTACCTCGTCGATCGCCGATACCGTGCCGACGCGAAACAGATTCTTTACCTCGCTATCCATCAATACCCCTCCAGGCACCGGCGCATCTGCAGGCTGACATCATAGCCGCTGCCGCTCTGTGCGTGCGTGACCTGGGTGATTAGCCAGCGGCCGTCGAATTTGCCGAAATTTTTCAAGATGACAACCATGCTGGCCATCAACCGGAGATCCGCCGATATGGTCATGCTGAACTGCCAGGCGCGGCTATTCTTTTCCCGCAGGGCTTTCTTGGCCTTGCGTTCAGCCTCGGCCAGGCTGTCGAAGCGCTCGCGCAAAACTAAAACCCGCTGCGTGTTCGGCGGGTTTGGCGGCGCGTATTCGTAATCGTATTTTTTCCGACCCTTAGGGCTTCGGTAGTTGATGCAGCAGGACTTATAGGTATCGTGCAAGGTTGCCCGGCCGCGGTACTGTTTGATGGGGAAAACCTTCTTGTCGATGGTGAGCACCGGGTCTGCCTGCTCAAACTTGGCTTCGTCAAATATCACCAGCTGCTTGTCCGAGACCTTGAACGCTAGGCCGGCTTCCCGGCACAGCCGCATGATAAAGTGCAGGTCCGTCTCTTCGGTCTGCTCCACCCGGTCATACTCGGGATCGTCCGCCACGTCGTAATAAAGCGAAACGCCGGCGCCGGCGGAGATATCGCCGGCCACCGCCGACAGCTTCGTCTTTTCCCAGGCGCGGTTTTTGTTCTCTCCCTTGAGTGCGGACGACTGCGGCACCGATAATGCCTTGATCGTGACTTCCGACGGCGGGTAGCCGCCGTCGATCTCGTCGATCTCCATCTCTCCCAGGGGGAGCTCGTCCTCGGCGTCGTCGTCCTTCCAGTTCCTCCGCCGGATGGTGGCGGA is a window of Selenomonadales bacterium 4137-cl DNA encoding:
- a CDS encoding baseplate J/gp47 family protein, whose amino-acid sequence is MAKLNLPDIEFAAKDSATIEAEIIVEFTAETNESLADGDPRKKMLQAEVPIIVGQRAYIDRSAKMNLLAYAEGDFLDHLGALVDCPRTQATAATTTERFSLSAARPSSVTIAKGKRVAAGDGVFFATMAEGIIPAGSLYVDVKVQCTTAGTAGNDYAADTLTTLADPIPYIASVANLTKSEGGTDREEDDPYRERIHEAPESFSVAGPEGAYIFWAKTASSSIIDVAVDSLSPGCITIYPLLNDGELPGAELLASVLAICSADDVRPLTDNVSADAPTRVTYNIDVTYYIDKANESTAASIQEAVNAAVAAYQVWQRTKLGRGIDPSELSHRMKKAGASRVVVVAPAYAALTKSQVAKEDTVTINYGGIE
- a CDS encoding contractile injection system protein, VgrG/Pvc8 family — encoded protein: MTARQAWLDVKYEGTNITEDLRPYLKGWTFTDNLSGQSDELQITLMDKDQLWQGDWFPDEGAKISATIRRRNWKDDDAEDELPLGEMEIDEIDGGYPPSEVTIKALSVPQSSALKGENKNRAWEKTKLSAVAGDISAGAGVSLYYDVADDPEYDRVEQTEETDLHFIMRLCREAGLAFKVSDKQLVIFDEAKFEQADPVLTIDKKVFPIKQYRGRATLHDTYKSCCINYRSPKGRKKYDYEYAPPNPPNTQRVLVLRERFDSLAEAERKAKKALREKNSRAWQFSMTISADLRLMASMVVILKNFGKFDGRWLITQVTHAQSGSGYDVSLQMRRCLEGY
- a CDS encoding phage tail protein, whose product is MSIGVLSGKHERQTIEVVFEASASTTAKLKILTFHDFQRDGAGRWATHEIIGQDRKPVLEFIGPDLETISFSILLSKTLGVEPIDELKKLRQLRDNGVVCTFTLGGNLVTTNQWVVTKVSESHASYTNKGALLAARVYISLTEYVKLPKEA
- a CDS encoding phage baseplate assembly protein V: MDSEVKNLFRVGTVSAIDEVNQLVRVAFDDLDDTVSAWLQVAAWGAYIDDNFWLPDPDEQVMCMFMPTGRSEGYVLFSVRGAVNAPKAGAQGRRYIRFADGAVVEHDRASSTMTITTAGVVNVTAGTVNISGAAGDVVVNGISLVNHVHGGVAPGGSTTGTPV